In a single window of the Gossypium hirsutum isolate 1008001.06 chromosome A13, Gossypium_hirsutum_v2.1, whole genome shotgun sequence genome:
- the LOC107894001 gene encoding amino acid transporter AVT3B, translated as MVSDKKNLSPSSSRKLNSPPAEETTPLIDNTKPLSSHPKTLANVFIAIVGAGVLGMPYAFKRTGWIMGLLILSFIAASTTYCMTLLVQIRRKLDSYENGTTNISSFGDLGFAVCGTLGRFVVDVLITLSQAGFCIGYLIFIANTLLHLFHDEPFSDLSLSSGISRFTVKSLYIWGCFPFQLGLNSIKTLTHLAPLSIFADVVDIGAMGVVMLEDLRLIMLRRREVKAFGGVSVFFYGMGVALFGYEGIAMVLPIESEMKDNAKFNKILALSMGLTTLMYGAFGALGYFAFGDKTKDIITSNLGTGWISSLVQLGLCINLFFTFPLMMNPVYEIVERRFSGGRYCLWLRWLLVLIVSLVALFVPNFADFLSLVGSSVCCCLGFILPGLFHLLAFKDEQGCKGCSLDIGIMIFGVVLAISGTWFSLMEILSAKE; from the exons ATGGTTTCCGATAAGAAAAACCTGTCGCCCTCGTCTTCGAGAAAGCTAAACTCTCCCCCGGCAGAAGAAACCACGCCTCTTATAGACAACACGAAGCCGCTATCGTCACATCCAAAGACCTTGGCCAACGTTTTTATAGCCATTGTCGGCGCCGGGGTTTTGGGTATGCCTTACGCTTTTAAGAGGACCGGGTGGATCATGGGGTTGCTCATTCTTTCCTTCATTGCCGCCTCCACCACCTACTGTATGACGCTTTTGGTTCAAATCCGCCGTAAGCTCGACTCGTACGAAAATGGCACGACCAATATTTCTTCTTTTGGCGATCTGGGATTCGCTGTTTGTGGCACACTTGGCAG GTTTGTTGTTGATGTGCTCATTACTCTCTCTCAAGCTGGATTTTGTATTGGATATCTTATATTTATTGCCAACACTCTGCTCCATCTTTTTCACGACGAACCATTCTCGGATTTGAGTCTAAGTTCCGGGATCTCCCGTTTTACGGTGAAGAGTTTGTATATATGGGGATGTTTCCCATTTCAGTTGGGGTTGAACTCAATCAAAACATTGACACATTTAGCTCCACTAAGCATTTTTGCTGATGTTGTGGATATTGGGGCAATGGGAGTGGTTATGTTGGAGGATTTGAGACTCATTATGCTCCGAAGGCGTGAAGTTAAGGCTTTTGGTGGTGTCTCTGTGTTCTTTTATGGCATGGGTGTGGCTCTTTTTGGATATGAAGGGATTGCTATGGTTTTGCCTATAGAATCTGAGATGAAAGACAATGCAAAGTTTAACAAAATATTGGCACTTAGCATGGGGTTGACCACTTTGATGTATGGAGCATTTGGAGCTTTGGGTTATTTTGCTTTTGGTGATAAAACCAAAGATATCATCACTTCTAACTTGGGGACTGGCTGGATTAGCAGTTTGGTTCAACTAGGCCTTTGCATCAACTTATTTTTCACTTTCcccttgatgatgaatccagttTACGAGATCGTCGAGAGGCGGTTTTCGGGAGGGAGGTACTGCTTGTGGCTAAGATGGTTACTTGTTTTGATTGTAAGCTTGGTAGCTTTGTTCGTCCCGAATTTCGCGGATTTCTTGTCCTTGGTCGGAAGCAGCGTATGCTGCTGTTTGGGGTTCATATTGCCCGGTTTGTTTCATTTGTTGGCGTTCAAGGATGAGCAGGGATGCAAGGGATGCAGTTTGGATATTGGAATCATGATCTTTGGAGTTGTTCTTGCAATTTCAGGGACTTGGTTTTCTCTAATGGAGATATTATCCGCGAAGGAGTAG
- the LOC107894000 gene encoding probable serine/threonine-protein kinase PIX13 — protein MGNCWGSSADNPTTPSTTGRLSSVISQTTSNTASYSTSRGSNISQGSGFSASSGGEAFPNGQILPAPNLRIFSFAELKTATKNFRPDMVLGEGGFGKVFKGWIDEKALGKSGSATLVAVKKLNSESLQGFEEWQSEVNFLGRLSHPHLVRLLGYCWEDKELLLVYEFMQKGSLENHLFGRGSSVQSLEWNIRIKIAIGAAKGLSFLHSSDKKVIYRDFKASNILLDGSYTAKLSDFGLAKLGPSASQSHVTTRVMGTYGYAAPEYVATGHLYVKSDVYGFGVVLVEILTGLRALDPNRPSGRHNLSEWIKPYLSDRRKLKSIMDNRLEGKYPSKAAVRIAQLALKCLEPEPKYRPSMKEVVETLEQIESINHNPKEPRNRTARQTTRRHRQQPLHHRSPLAPKNETGRAN, from the exons ATGGGAAATTGCTGGGGTTCTTCAGCTGATAATCCAACAACACCAAGCACCACTGGTCGTCTTAGTTCTg TAATATCTCAGACAACCAGCAACACAGCATCTTATTCAACTTCTAGGGGCAGTAACATCTCCCAGGGCAGCGGGTTCTCGGCTTCGAGTGGGGGCGAGGCTTTTCCCAATGGGCAGATATTGCCCGCTCCGAACCTAAGGATCTTCAGTTTTGCAGAACTGAAGACTGCAACTAAGAATTTTAGGCCTGACATGGTGCTCGGTGAGGGAGGTTTCGGTAAAGTCTTCAAAGGCTGGATCGATGAGAAGGCACTAGGGAAGAGTGGAAGTGCAACCCTCGTTGCTGTTAAGAAACTCAACTCTGAGAGCTTGCAAGGATTTGAGGAATGGCAG TCGGAGGTAAATTTCTTAGGAAGGTTGTCTCATCCTCACCTTGTAAGGCTACTCGGGTACTGTTGGGAGGATAAAGAGCTTCTTCTTGTTTACGAGTTTATGCAGAAGGGTAGCTTGGAAAACCATCTATTTGGAA GGGGTTCTAGTGTTCAATCACTTGAATGGAACATACGGATTAAAATTGCGATAGGAGCAGCAAAGGGCCTATCGTTCTTGCACTCGTCGGACAAGAAAGTAATTTACAGAGATTTTAAAGCCTCAAATATCCTACTTGATGGG TCATATACCGCCAAGTTATCGGATTTTGGGTTGGCCAAATTGGGTCCTTCGGCTAGCCAATCGCATGTAACAACGAGGGTTATGGGCACATATGGTTATGCAGCTCCAGAATATGTTGCTACAG GACATTTATACGTAAAGAGCGATGTGTACGGTTTTGGTGTTGTTTTAGTCGAAATTTTAACAGGGTTGCGAGCACTTGATCCAAATCGACCCAGTGGGCGACATAATCTGTCAGAATGGATAAAACCGTATTTATCCGACAGAAGAAAACTAAAAAGCATAATGGATAATCGGTTGGAGGGCAAATATCCATCCAAAGCTGCAGTTCGAATAGCCCAGCTCGCTTTAAAATGTCTTGAACCTGAACCTAAGTACCGTCCATCAATGAAAGAAGTTGTAGAAACTTTAGAACAGATTGAATCAATAAATCATAATCCAAAAGAGCCTCGAAACCGTACTGCTCGTCAAACAACTCGTAGGCATCGCCAGCAGCCATTGCATCATCGATCTCCACTAGCTCCAAAGAATGAAACAGGTCGAGCCAACTAG